Proteins encoded within one genomic window of Besnoitia besnoiti strain Bb-Ger1 chromosome II, whole genome shotgun sequence:
- a CDS encoding ribosomal protein RPS27 (encoded by transcript BESB_038780) — protein MELDLLNPDPKVEATKHKLKRLIPNPNSFFMDVKCPGCLQITTVFSHAQTVVLCGSCNVMLCQPTGGKCKLTEGCSFRKKVE, from the exons ATGGAGCTTGATTTGCTCAATCCCGACCCTAAGGTCGAGGCAACCAAGCATAAGCTGAAGCGGCTTATCCCGAACCCGAACTCCTTTTTCATGGATGTCAAATGCCCTGGCTGCCTTCAAATCACGACTGTTTTCTCCCATGCACAGACTGTCGTTCTTTGCGGCAG cTGCAACGTCATGCTCTGCCAGCCGACTGGAGGCAAGTGCAAGTTGACTGAGGGCTGCTCATTCAGAAAGAAGGTGGAGTAA